A single region of the Acetivibrio cellulolyticus CD2 genome encodes:
- a CDS encoding lytic transglycosylase domain-containing protein, protein MRKIRRSLKVLIVLIIALVAIVYVLNSVGKKIFPLEYKGYVIKYSEEYELDPLLVFSVIKAESNFNPRATSRKNARGLMQIMDNTGIWAAEQIGIEEFQVESLYDPEVNIRIGCWYLKKLRNELYKYNGEINNDLILAAYNGGIGNVQKWLKDSQYSSSGKTLDRIPYKETEHYVKKVNNYQRIYKKLYEKEI, encoded by the coding sequence TTGAGAAAAATCAGAAGGTCTTTAAAGGTATTAATTGTACTCATAATTGCTTTAGTTGCAATTGTATATGTTTTAAATAGTGTGGGTAAAAAGATATTCCCATTAGAATATAAGGGGTATGTTATAAAATACTCCGAAGAGTATGAACTAGATCCACTTCTAGTATTTTCGGTAATAAAAGCTGAGAGTAATTTCAATCCACGGGCAACTTCACGAAAGAATGCAAGGGGATTAATGCAGATAATGGATAATACGGGCATTTGGGCAGCAGAACAAATTGGTATCGAAGAATTTCAAGTTGAGTCCTTATATGACCCCGAGGTTAATATAAGGATTGGGTGCTGGTATTTGAAAAAACTAAGAAATGAGCTTTACAAATATAATGGTGAAATAAATAACGATCTTATTTTAGCCGCTTATAACGGTGGAATAGGCAATGTGCAAAAGTGGTTAAAGGACAGCCAGTATAGTAGTTCGGGGAAAACTTTGGATAGAATACCTTACAAGGAAACTGAGCATTATGTCAAAAAAGTTAATAATTATCAGAGAATTTATAAAAAACTTTACGAAAAAGAGATTTAG
- the coaE gene encoding dephospho-CoA kinase (Dephospho-CoA kinase (CoaE) performs the final step in coenzyme A biosynthesis.): MRIIGVTGGIGSGKSTVSKILASFGAHIIDADRLAKEIVEKGQNALNEIVDYFGPSVLNAEGNLDRKKLSHIVFKDKNKLEILNNITHNNVAQKIIERLDSLDDNETAVVDAPIPIKHGFLDVVHEVWVVTADKEVRIKRVMERSGLTYNEVEDRINSQLSDDFYKSISNTVIINNGTVEELLLQVKNYYYL, translated from the coding sequence GTGAGAATAATTGGAGTTACAGGAGGGATTGGAAGCGGTAAAAGTACTGTTTCTAAAATTCTGGCTTCCTTTGGAGCGCACATAATTGATGCCGACAGGCTTGCAAAAGAAATAGTGGAAAAGGGGCAGAATGCTTTAAATGAGATAGTGGATTATTTTGGTCCATCTGTTCTAAATGCAGAAGGCAATTTAGACAGAAAGAAGCTTTCTCATATAGTGTTTAAGGATAAGAATAAGTTGGAAATTTTAAACAATATAACACATAACAATGTTGCGCAAAAGATTATAGAAAGACTTGATAGCTTGGATGATAATGAAACCGCCGTAGTTGATGCGCCAATTCCGATTAAACACGGATTTTTAGATGTGGTACATGAAGTTTGGGTTGTTACTGCGGATAAAGAAGTTCGTATAAAAAGGGTTATGGAAAGAAGTGGACTTACATACAATGAAGTAGAGGATAGAATTAATTCACAGCTCAGTGATGACTTCTACAAAAGCATTTCTAATACTGTAATAATTAATAATGGTACTGTTGAAGAATTGCTGCTTCAGGTTAAAAATTACTATTACTTGTAA
- the polA gene encoding DNA polymerase I — protein MKRQKLMVIDGNSILNRAFYGLQGTNLLATSDGLYTNAVFGFINIMNKYIEEENPQYICVAFDLKAPTFRHKQFDGYKANRKGMPDELRVQVPVIKEVLDAMCIKRLEMEGFEADDILGSISLCAQEKDIDVIIITGDRDALQLAGKGTRIKIPKTKGGKTETEEYDYNTIREKYSIDPVQFIDVKALMGDTSDNIPGVPGVGEKTALDLIKTYNSLENLYDNLEQITKKGLKEKLETYKEQAFMSKNLAAIDRNMPFLCHFDELVRNEFDKPKLYELFRRLEFKSFIDKFGLRDSQPCHNCIAIETEIIDDGQGVMDLKQKIHEAKEVAFYYLIDRIDKFTNKLAGLCVSIKEGSSYFLNINERLTENEFLEGFKSIFEDGEIKKYGHDLKNFIVYLKQNGIELNGVAFDTMIGAYIINPSRETYTISELAADFLNTNVKPIEEMAGKGKSFLPFGSMDVEELKNVVGLYPEIIYKAMKKIDDKLNENDQLNLYYKIELPLVRVLADMEFYGFKININELTVISRQLDEKINQLTLKIYELAGEEFNINSPKQLGVVLFEKLELPIIKKTKTGYSTDAEVLEELAEKHEIVSNILEYRQLVKLKSTYIEGLMAVINPHTGKIHSSFNQTVTVTGRISSTEPNLQNIPIKLEMGRNIRKAFVPCDGNYKLVDADYSQIELRVLAHITDDENMIGAFNNNEDIHTSTASKVFGVPNEEVTSALRSKAKAVNFGIVYGIGDFSLSKDLGITRKEARNYIDGYLDKYANVRKYMHDIVAQGKEFGFVTTMFNRRRYLPELKASNFNVRSFGERIAMNTPIQGSAADIIKIAMVMVHSELNRRQLKSRLILQVHDELIIEAHESELEEVTMILKESMENATALKVPLSVDVKSGNSWYETK, from the coding sequence ATGAAAAGACAGAAATTGATGGTTATTGATGGAAACAGCATATTGAATAGAGCATTTTACGGATTACAGGGAACCAACCTTTTAGCTACTTCAGACGGTCTATATACTAATGCTGTATTTGGGTTTATCAATATAATGAATAAGTATATTGAGGAGGAAAATCCTCAGTATATATGTGTTGCTTTTGACTTAAAGGCACCTACTTTCAGGCATAAACAATTTGACGGCTATAAGGCGAATAGAAAAGGAATGCCTGACGAATTAAGGGTTCAGGTCCCGGTTATCAAGGAAGTTCTTGATGCTATGTGTATAAAGCGGCTTGAGATGGAGGGGTTTGAAGCTGATGATATACTCGGTTCCATATCATTGTGTGCACAAGAGAAGGATATTGATGTAATAATTATTACTGGGGATAGAGATGCTCTGCAGCTTGCAGGTAAAGGTACAAGAATAAAAATACCCAAGACAAAGGGCGGTAAAACTGAGACAGAAGAATATGATTATAACACTATACGTGAAAAGTATAGCATAGATCCTGTTCAGTTTATTGATGTAAAGGCTCTAATGGGAGATACCTCGGATAATATACCGGGGGTTCCGGGAGTAGGTGAAAAAACCGCATTGGATCTTATAAAGACGTATAACAGTTTGGAAAACCTATATGATAACCTGGAGCAGATTACTAAAAAAGGACTTAAAGAAAAGCTTGAGACTTATAAGGAACAGGCATTTATGAGTAAAAATTTGGCTGCCATTGATAGAAATATGCCATTTTTGTGCCATTTTGATGAGCTTGTAAGGAATGAATTTGATAAACCTAAACTCTATGAACTTTTTAGACGCCTCGAATTCAAAAGCTTTATTGACAAGTTTGGTTTGAGAGACAGCCAACCATGCCACAATTGTATAGCTATAGAGACAGAGATTATAGACGATGGCCAGGGAGTTATGGATTTAAAGCAAAAGATACACGAAGCAAAAGAGGTAGCATTTTATTATTTGATAGACAGGATTGATAAATTTACAAACAAGCTTGCAGGACTTTGTGTATCAATAAAAGAGGGAAGCTCATACTTTTTAAATATTAATGAAAGACTTACTGAAAATGAGTTCTTAGAAGGGTTTAAAAGCATATTTGAAGATGGTGAAATCAAAAAATATGGTCATGACCTGAAAAATTTTATTGTCTATTTAAAGCAAAATGGTATAGAACTAAACGGGGTTGCTTTTGATACAATGATAGGCGCCTATATTATAAACCCATCCAGGGAGACTTATACCATTTCGGAATTAGCAGCTGATTTTTTGAATACGAATGTTAAGCCGATAGAAGAAATGGCAGGAAAAGGCAAGAGTTTTTTACCTTTTGGAAGTATGGATGTGGAAGAACTTAAAAATGTGGTAGGTTTGTACCCTGAAATTATATATAAGGCAATGAAGAAAATTGATGATAAACTAAATGAAAATGATCAATTAAATCTATATTATAAAATTGAGCTCCCATTGGTGAGAGTTCTCGCAGATATGGAGTTTTATGGGTTTAAGATCAATATTAACGAACTAACGGTTATATCAAGGCAGCTTGATGAAAAGATTAACCAGCTTACCTTAAAGATATATGAACTTGCAGGTGAAGAGTTTAATATCAATTCTCCAAAGCAATTAGGTGTAGTATTGTTTGAAAAGTTGGAACTCCCGATTATAAAGAAGACAAAGACCGGTTATTCGACGGATGCTGAAGTTTTAGAGGAGCTTGCAGAAAAGCATGAGATTGTATCTAACATCCTTGAATACCGTCAGCTGGTAAAATTGAAATCAACGTATATTGAAGGCTTGATGGCAGTTATAAATCCTCATACGGGTAAAATACACTCAAGCTTTAATCAGACGGTAACTGTTACCGGTAGAATAAGCAGTACCGAGCCAAACCTTCAAAATATTCCAATTAAGCTTGAGATGGGAAGAAATATTAGAAAAGCATTTGTACCGTGTGATGGTAATTATAAACTGGTTGATGCGGACTACTCCCAAATTGAACTTAGGGTTTTAGCCCACATAACCGATGATGAGAATATGATTGGCGCATTTAACAATAATGAGGATATTCATACTTCTACGGCTTCAAAGGTATTTGGTGTACCTAATGAGGAAGTTACCTCAGCTTTGAGATCAAAAGCAAAAGCTGTAAATTTTGGGATAGTTTACGGGATTGGGGATTTCAGCCTTTCAAAGGATCTTGGTATTACCAGAAAAGAGGCCAGAAATTATATTGATGGGTATCTGGATAAGTACGCAAATGTAAGAAAATACATGCATGACATTGTTGCTCAAGGAAAAGAGTTTGGATTTGTTACTACTATGTTTAACAGGAGAAGGTATTTACCTGAGTTAAAAGCAAGCAATTTCAATGTTAGATCTTTTGGCGAAAGAATAGCGATGAATACTCCTATTCAGGGAAGTGCTGCCGATATTATCAAAATAGCCATGGTTATGGTACATAGTGAACTAAACAGAAGACAACTCAAATCTAGGCTGATTTTGCAGGTTCATGACGAGCTTATTATTGAGGCTCACGAAAGTGAGTTGGAAGAGGTAACAATGATTCTCAAAGAAAGCATGGAAAATGCAACAGCTTTGAAAGTACCTTTGAGTGTCGATGTTAAATCCGGCAATAGCTGGTATGAGACAAAATAG